The Caretta caretta isolate rCarCar2 chromosome 10, rCarCar1.hap1, whole genome shotgun sequence genome has a window encoding:
- the LOC125643591 gene encoding small integral membrane protein 22, producing MGSERQNLGEEFSNQINDVLSRLATKQMFQSDWDIAAFAIFFIFIGTVLLMVLLALIHCCCCCCCDCDSRGSHKKVPRKKVGIDNKAMEP from the exons ATGGGATCTGAAAGGCAAAACTTGGGAGAGGAGTTCAGCAACCAGATCAATGACGTCCTGAGCAGACTCGCTACCAAACAGATGTTCCAGTCAGACTGGGACATTGCTGCCTTCGCCATCTTCTTCATCTTCATTG GTACTGTGCTGTTGATGGTTCTCCTGGCTCTGatccattgctgctgctgctgctgctgcgacTGTGACTCCCGGGGATCACAcaagaag GTCCCCAGAAAGAAAGTGGGCATTGATAACAAGGCCATGGAGCCatag